A window from Solanum stenotomum isolate F172 chromosome 5, ASM1918654v1, whole genome shotgun sequence encodes these proteins:
- the LOC125863636 gene encoding agamous-like MADS-box protein AGL61, translated as MESKNSNVDLALAKDKRAEGGKISKMQKALFKKANELSILCGIQIAIIILSIDRQPIVFGKPDAESVIHQFLEANHPTAPRFYMKMKKKEEENKEKGKSVEDNITHRQSEDFESPYLGSLLKLYEGLIEFENQLTKEIDLTQLNQEIQKNEDPKFTPEMNVASSSTLPTNFSP; from the coding sequence atGGAATCAAAGAATTCTAATGTTGATTTAGCACTTGCAAAAGATAAACGTGCTGAGGGTGGTAAAATCTCAAAGATGCAAAAAGCTTTGTTCAAAAAAGCAAATGAGCTTTCCATTTTATGTGGAATTCAGATTGCTATCATCATCCTCTCCATCGATCGTCAACCAATTGTATTTGGAAAGCCTGATGCGGAGTCTGTTATCCATCAGTTTTTAGAGGCCAACCATCCAACCGCACCTCGATTTTACATGaagatgaaaaagaaggaagaagaaaataaggagAAAGGAAAATCCGTTGAAGATAATATAACACATCGACAATCAGAAGATTTTGAGTCTCCTTATTTGGGAAGTCTTCTAAAGTTGTACGAAGGGCTCATAGAATTTGAAAATCAATTGACTAAGGAGATTGATCTCACACAATTGAATCAAGAGATTCAAAAGAATGAAGATCCAAAATTTACACCTGAAATGAATGTGGCTAGTTCTTCGACTTTACCAACTAATTTTAGTCCCTAG